The genomic window TCATAGAGACGGGAAGTAGGAGTCATGGGTTTTGCTAATGGGTGTGGTAACTGATCAGCTTAAACCAAGCTCCTCTTCCCTCCTACCTTTCGTTTCAATCACTCAGACTTTTGTCAGTCAAGCAGGGTTTCACCCTCCTCCGAACGATGCAAGGACGACTGACTTACAGCCAAAATCGCAGTAGTTTGGTTGGCACGTTACATCGCATGACGAATGTTTTGGCTTGGCAATCTTGGTCTTGGAGCAACCGAGCCACGTTTATTTTTACCTGTACTCGGGTTTTGCACCGTCTTTATGGTTGGAGCAGGAGTTTGACGGCTGTAGAGTTGCAGGAGCTGTTTGGAAAGGAGGAAGGATGAGGGAGGAAGGATGAGGGAGGAAGGATGTTCGGCTTTGCCGTTCGCGAAGCGTAGGATGAAAGGGGATAGACGAAATCTCCTGTTGAGAGTGTGTGATTGATATTAGTTGAAATTTAGAAGTGATATGGTTAGCAAATTTTTCTCGTCTCTCCCTGCTGATTTAGATGCTCAACGATTGCCTCGCCATGTGGCGGTGATTATGGATGGGAACGGTCGCTGGGCGACACAGCGGGGTTGGCCACGGGTTGCGGGGCATCGTCAAGGTACTAGAACTCTCAAAGCGCTATTGTGTTGCTGCAAAGACTGGGGGATTGAGTCGCTGACTGCCTATGCTTTCTCGACTGAGAATTGGCGGCGATCGCCTGAAGAAGTAAATTTCCTGATGCTGCTGTTTAAGCGATTGTTACGTCGGGAATTGGCTGAAATGCAGCGAGAGGGGGTAAAGATTGTTTTTATTGGAGATTTGTCTATTCTCCCGGAAGCTTTGCAGCAAGAAATCCAACATGCAACGCGAGTGACCGCTAACAACCGAGCCATTCAATTTAATGTGGCTATGAATTATGGCAG from Trichocoleus desertorum ATA4-8-CV12 includes these protein-coding regions:
- a CDS encoding isoprenyl transferase, which produces MVSKFFSSLPADLDAQRLPRHVAVIMDGNGRWATQRGWPRVAGHRQGTRTLKALLCCCKDWGIESLTAYAFSTENWRRSPEEVNFLMLLFKRLLRRELAEMQREGVKIVFIGDLSILPEALQQEIQHATRVTANNRAIQFNVAMNYGSRAEIAQACRQVAEQVQQGKLTAANVTEDLIEQYLYTADMPHPDLLIRTSGEMRLSNFLLWQLAYTELYFTEILWPDFDRAAFHQALLTYQSRDRRFGTVATPLSTGQTHEKF